The following coding sequences are from one Gossypium hirsutum isolate 1008001.06 chromosome A12, Gossypium_hirsutum_v2.1, whole genome shotgun sequence window:
- the LOC107920339 gene encoding probable serine/threonine-protein kinase PBL3 gives MGNCLFSSTRVDSTQSPQPTSASGGSRISSKTSRSSAPSSLTLPSFSDTSSSNGCLPTPRTEGEILASPNLKPFSFNELKNATRNFRPDSLLGEGGFGYVFKGWIDEHTLAAARPGSGMVIAVKKLKPEGFQGHKEWLTEVDYLGQLHHPNLVKLIGYCSEGENRLLVYEFMPKGSLENHLFRRGPQPLSWAVRLKVAIGSARGLSFLHDLKSQVIYRDFKASNILLDAEFNAKLSDFGLAKAGPTGDRTHVSTQVMGTQGYAAPEYVATGRLTAKSDVYSFGVVLLELLSGQRAVDKTKVGVERSLVDWAKPYLGDKRKLFRIMDTKLGGQYPQKGAFTAATLALQCLNSEAKLRPRMSEVLAALEQLEAPKTASKHSQAEQHAVPLPVRRSPMRHHRSPMHLTPSASPLPSHRQSPRVH, from the exons ATGGGCAACTGCTTGTTTTCTTCCACTAGAGTCGATTCTACCCAAAGCCCCCAACCAACTTCTG CATCAGGAGGCTCAAGAATTTCTAGCAAAACCAGTCGATCTTCAGCTCCTTCAAGCTTGACTCTTCCATCTTTCAGTGATACAAGTAGTAGTAATGGATGTCTTCCAACACCAAGGACTGAAGGAGAAATATTGGCATCCCCCAATTTGAAACCTTTCTCGTTCAATGAGTTGAAGAATGCCACCAGAAACTTTCGTCCCGACAGTCTTCTTGGTGAGGGTGGCTTTGGTTATGTCTTTAAAGGATGGATTGATGAACACACATTAGCTGCTGCAAGGCCTGGCTCAGGAATGGTTATTGCTGTCAAGAAGCTTAAACCCGAAGGTTTTCAAGGCCACAAAGAGTGGCTG ACTGAAGTTGATTATCTCGGGCAACTTCATCATCCAAATCTAGTTAAGTTAATCGGATATTGTTCAGAGGGTGAGAACCGTCTTTTGGTCTACGAGTTCATGCCTAAAGGAAGCTTGGAGAACCATCTTTTTAGAA GAGGGCCGCAGCCACTCTCTTGGGCAGTGAGGCTTAAGGTCGCCATCGGTTCCGCTAGAGGGCTCTCTTTCCTTCATGATTTGAAGTCCCAAGTCATATATCGTGATTTCAAAGCTTCTAATATTCTACTAGATGCG GAATTCAATGCAAAACTTTCTGATTTCGGATTGGCCAAGGCAGGGCCTACTGGCGATAGAACTCATGTATCGACTCAGGTTATGGGAACTCAAGGCTATGCAGCACCTGAATATGTCGCCACAG GTCGATTGACGGCTAAGAGCGATGTTTACAGCTTTGGAGTTGTTTTGCTCGAACTACTGTCTGGACAGCGTGCTGTTGATAAAACAAAAGTTGGCGTGGAGCGGAGTCTAGTAGACTGGGCAAAACCATATTTGGGTGACAAAAGAAAATTATTCCGAATCATGGACACGAAGTTGGGTGGCCAGTACCCCCAGAAAGGTGCTTTTACGGCAGCTACCCTTGCTTTACAGTGCCTAAATAGTGAAGCTAAACTCAGGCCTCGAATGTCAGAAGTTTTGGCAGCACTGGAGCAGCTAGAAGCCCCCAAAactgcatcaaaacacagtcaAGCAGAACAGCATGCTGTTCCACTTCCTGTTCGGAGATCCCCAATGCGACACCATCGATCACCTATGCATCTAACACCCAGTGCATCTCCATTGCCATCTCACAGACAATCCCCGCGGGTACATTGA
- the LOC107918326 gene encoding vacuolar protein sorting-associated protein 29, producing the protein MVLVLAIGDLHIPHRAPDLPPKFKSMLVPGKIQHIICTGNLCIKEVHDYFKTLCPDLHITRGEYDEDSRYPENKTLTIGQFKLGICHGHQVIPWGDLDSLAMVQRQLDVDILVTGHTHQFKAYKHEGGVVINPGSATGAYSSFTYDVNPSFVLMDIDGLRVVVYVYELIDGEVKVDKIDFKKTATAPSAH; encoded by the exons ATGGTGTTAGTTTTAGCAATAGGAGACCTTCATATTCCTCACAGGGCACCTGATCTGCCTCCAAAGTTCAAGTCCATGCTTGTCCCTGGCAAGATTCAGCACATTATTTGCACTGGCAATCTCTGTATCAAA GAAGTTCATGATTACTTCAAGACTCTGTGTCCTGATCTGCATATTACTCGAGGTGAATACGATGAAGATTCCCGTTATCCAGAGAACAAAACACTGACAATTGGTCAATTCAAGCTTGGGATATGCCATGGGCATCAG GTCATTCCATGGGGGGATTTGGATTCATTAGCAATGGTACAAAGGCAATTGGACGTGGATATCCTTGTAACTGGTCACACTCATCAGTTCAAAGCATACAAGCATGAGGGTGGCGTCGTCATAAATCCAGGCTCGGCCACTGGTGCATATAGTAGTTTCACCTACGATGTTAACCCAAGCTTTGTGCTTATGGACATCGATGGCTTGCGTGTTGTGGTATATGTGTATGAACTCATCGATGGTGAAGTTAAGGTCGACAAAATCGATTTTAAGAAGACAGCCACTGCTCCTTCTGCACATTAA